A region from the Flexibacter flexilis DSM 6793 genome encodes:
- the kdpB gene encoding potassium-transporting ATPase subunit KdpB, translated as MATKSKVGLFNKELVGQALKDSFIKLNPVTLIKNPVIFLVAVGAVLTTVLVFIQIAQGKLSSFDLQITFWLWVTVLFANFSEAVAEGRGKAQANSLRSGRTQAKAFKLVGTARIEVPATDLKKGDVVVCQTGDVIPSDGEVIEGIASVDESAITGESAPVVRESGGDRSAVTGGTKVISDRIVIRITAEQGNTFIDRMISLVEGAQRQKTPNEIALSILLAGLSLVFLLTVATLPAFFGYSLEASGLAADQNLSIPVLISLLVCLIPTTIGGLLSAIGISGMDRLLQRNVIATSGRAIEAAGDVDVLLLDKTGTITLGNRMATNFVPADGVMVEELANAAQLASLSDETPEGRSIVVLAKEKFNIRSREVQEMNLTFVPFTAQTRMSGVDFLNEKNETISIRKGAADAIRQLVQGLGGQYPESVNAAVLQLAQQGATPLVVAQGNKVLGVVHLKDVVKGGIKQRFAELRQMGIRTVMITGDNPLTAAAIAAEAGVDDFMAEAKPEDKLQRIRDEQANGRLVGMIGDGTNDAPALAQADVGIAMNSGTQAAREAGNMIDLDSNPTKLIEVVEVGKQLLMTRGALTTFSIANDVAKYFAIIPAISVALYAKANGVGMLSALNIMHLGSPESAILSAIIFNAIIIVLLIPIALKGVAYKPVSASEALLRNLLIFGLGGLVTPFVGIKIIDLIINF; from the coding sequence ATGGCTACAAAATCAAAGGTAGGTTTGTTTAACAAAGAACTTGTTGGCCAAGCCCTTAAAGATAGTTTTATCAAATTAAATCCCGTAACGCTCATCAAAAACCCTGTCATTTTTTTGGTGGCGGTGGGAGCTGTGCTCACGACGGTATTGGTTTTTATTCAAATCGCACAAGGCAAACTCTCGTCTTTTGATTTGCAAATAACTTTTTGGCTATGGGTAACGGTACTTTTTGCCAACTTTTCGGAAGCTGTCGCCGAAGGGCGCGGCAAAGCACAAGCCAACAGCTTGCGCAGTGGCCGAACCCAAGCCAAAGCCTTCAAACTCGTAGGCACGGCGCGTATAGAAGTGCCCGCCACCGACCTGAAAAAAGGCGATGTGGTAGTTTGTCAGACGGGCGATGTGATTCCGTCGGATGGCGAGGTGATAGAAGGCATTGCCAGTGTGGACGAGTCGGCCATTACGGGTGAGTCTGCGCCAGTGGTGCGCGAAAGTGGCGGCGACCGCTCGGCGGTAACGGGTGGCACAAAAGTAATTAGCGACCGCATTGTTATTCGCATTACAGCCGAACAAGGCAACACGTTTATAGACCGCATGATTTCGCTTGTAGAAGGCGCACAACGCCAAAAAACACCCAACGAAATTGCACTTTCCATTTTGTTGGCGGGTTTGTCGCTGGTGTTTCTGCTGACGGTGGCCACGTTGCCCGCATTCTTTGGCTACAGTCTCGAAGCGTCGGGCTTGGCTGCCGACCAAAACTTGTCGATTCCTGTCCTGATTTCGTTGTTGGTGTGCCTAATCCCGACGACCATCGGCGGGCTGCTCAGTGCCATTGGCATTAGTGGCATGGACAGACTTTTGCAAAGAAACGTAATTGCTACCAGTGGCCGCGCCATCGAAGCGGCGGGCGACGTGGACGTGCTTTTGCTCGACAAAACAGGAACTATCACACTGGGCAACCGCATGGCCACTAATTTTGTGCCTGCCGACGGCGTTATGGTGGAAGAGTTGGCCAACGCCGCGCAACTTGCCTCACTTTCCGACGAAACGCCCGAAGGCCGTTCTATTGTGGTATTAGCGAAAGAAAAATTCAATATCCGCAGCCGCGAAGTGCAAGAAATGAACCTTACTTTCGTGCCATTCACGGCGCAAACGCGCATGAGTGGCGTGGATTTTTTGAATGAAAAAAACGAAACGATTTCTATCCGCAAAGGCGCAGCCGATGCCATTCGCCAACTCGTGCAAGGACTTGGCGGTCAATATCCCGAAAGTGTGAACGCCGCCGTTCTGCAATTGGCACAACAAGGCGCAACGCCTTTGGTAGTGGCGCAAGGCAACAAAGTGTTGGGCGTGGTGCATCTCAAAGACGTAGTGAAAGGCGGTATCAAACAGCGTTTTGCAGAATTGCGCCAAATGGGGATTCGTACCGTCATGATTACGGGCGACAATCCGCTTACAGCCGCCGCCATTGCCGCCGAAGCTGGTGTAGATGATTTTATGGCCGAGGCCAAACCCGAAGACAAATTGCAACGCATCCGCGACGAGCAAGCCAATGGCCGTTTAGTCGGCATGATTGGCGACGGGACTAACGACGCGCCCGCCCTTGCCCAAGCCGATGTCGGTATCGCCATGAATTCTGGTACGCAAGCCGCCCGCGAAGCTGGCAACATGATAGATTTGGACAGCAACCCCACCAAGCTCATCGAAGTAGTAGAAGTCGGCAAACAGTTGCTGATGACCAGAGGCGCACTCACTACGTTTAGTATCGCCAATGATGTGGCCAAATATTTCGCCATTATCCCCGCTATTTCCGTTGCCCTGTACGCCAAAGCCAACGGCGTGGGAATGCTTTCCGCGCTCAATATCATGCACTTGGGTTCGCCCGAAAGTGCCATTCTCAGTGCCATTATTTTCAATGCGATTATCATTGTGTTGCTTATCCCGATTGCACTCAAAGGCGTGGCTTACAAGCCTGTGTCAGCTTCCGAAGCATTGCTGCGCAACCTGCTGATTTTCGGTTTGGGTGGACTGGTTACGCCTTTCGTGGGTATCAAAATTATAGACCTTATCATCAATTTCTAA
- the kdpA gene encoding potassium-transporting ATPase subunit KdpA — MTALDIIQIILFLAILTASAPLLGGFMANVFMGKPHVLSKPLGWLERLIYRLSGAPLHEQDWKTYTFSLLAFNAVGLVVVFLLQMLQAFLPLNPEGLAGVSWHSALNTAISFVTNTNWQGYAGETTMSYATQALGLTVQNFVSAATGVSVLLALTRGLARKQTPHIGNFWADLTKTTVYILLPLSVVFALFLISQGVVQSLQPYQTATTLQQEAQQIPMGLAASQIAIKQLGTNGGGFFNANGAHPFENPTPLSNFLQMLAILLIPAALTYTYGKMVGSLKQGWVLFSAMMVLLVVGLSIALCAEYAANPVFGHTALMEGKETRFGITNSILWETVTTAASNGSVNAMHDSLSPLAGMVAMVNMMLGEVIFGGVGAGLYGMLVFVILTVFIAGLMVGRSPEYLGKKIEAFEVKMAIVAILAPSTVILIFGAWAAVSQMGLSSLNNAGAHGLSEILYAYTSAAGNNGSAFAGLNANTVFYNLTLGLGMLIGRFGIIVPLLAVAGSLAAKKATPFSSGTFRTDNGLFVALLIGVILIVGGLTFFPVLSLSAIVEHFLLSNGILF; from the coding sequence ATGACCGCATTAGATATTATCCAAATCATTTTGTTTCTGGCCATTCTGACCGCATCCGCGCCGCTTTTGGGTGGCTTTATGGCCAATGTTTTTATGGGCAAACCGCACGTGTTGTCCAAGCCGCTGGGCTGGCTCGAACGCCTTATTTATCGCCTGTCGGGTGCGCCGCTGCACGAACAAGACTGGAAAACTTATACGTTTAGCTTGTTGGCTTTTAATGCCGTCGGTTTGGTCGTTGTGTTTTTGTTGCAAATGTTGCAGGCATTTTTGCCGCTCAATCCCGAAGGTTTGGCGGGCGTTTCGTGGCATTCTGCCCTAAACACTGCCATTAGCTTCGTAACCAACACCAACTGGCAAGGCTACGCAGGCGAAACCACCATGAGCTACGCCACGCAAGCCTTGGGGCTTACCGTACAAAATTTTGTGAGTGCTGCCACTGGTGTAAGTGTCTTGCTGGCTCTTACGCGCGGTTTGGCTCGCAAACAAACGCCGCACATCGGCAACTTTTGGGCAGACCTCACCAAAACGACCGTTTATATTTTGCTGCCTTTGTCCGTAGTTTTTGCTTTGTTTTTGATAAGTCAGGGCGTTGTACAGAGCTTGCAACCGTACCAAACGGCCACGACGTTACAACAAGAAGCCCAACAAATTCCGATGGGTTTGGCTGCGTCCCAAATTGCCATTAAGCAACTGGGCACCAACGGCGGCGGCTTTTTCAATGCCAACGGCGCACATCCTTTCGAGAACCCCACGCCTTTGAGCAATTTTTTACAAATGTTAGCCATTCTGCTCATTCCTGCGGCACTCACGTACACCTATGGTAAAATGGTGGGTTCGCTCAAACAAGGTTGGGTGCTTTTCAGTGCCATGATGGTGCTTTTGGTGGTGGGTTTGAGTATCGCGCTTTGTGCGGAATACGCCGCTAATCCTGTATTTGGCCATACGGCATTGATGGAAGGGAAAGAAACACGCTTTGGCATTACCAACAGTATTTTGTGGGAAACCGTTACGACTGCCGCCTCTAACGGTAGCGTAAACGCCATGCACGACAGTTTATCGCCGTTGGCTGGTATGGTCGCGATGGTAAACATGATGTTGGGCGAAGTGATTTTTGGTGGCGTAGGTGCGGGGCTGTACGGAATGTTAGTTTTCGTAATCCTGACGGTTTTTATCGCTGGCCTGATGGTGGGCAGAAGTCCCGAATATTTAGGCAAAAAAATAGAAGCCTTTGAAGTAAAAATGGCGATAGTGGCCATTCTCGCACCCAGTACCGTTATTCTGATTTTTGGGGCGTGGGCTGCTGTGTCTCAAATGGGATTGTCCAGTCTCAACAATGCAGGCGCACACGGTTTGTCCGAAATTCTGTACGCTTACACCTCGGCGGCAGGCAACAACGGCAGCGCGTTTGCAGGACTCAACGCCAACACGGTTTTTTATAACCTTACGCTTGGTTTGGGAATGCTCATAGGCCGTTTTGGAATTATCGTGCCGCTTTTGGCGGTGGCGGGAAGTTTAGCCGCCAAAAAAGCAACGCCGTTTTCTTCGGGCACTTTCCGCACCGACAACGGTCTGTTTGTGGCCTTGCTCATCGGGGTAATACTCATCGTCGGGGGGCTAACATTTTTCCCTGTCCTGTCGCTTTCGGCTATTGTCGAGCACTTTCTTCTTTCCAACGGTATTCTTTTCTAA
- the kdpF gene encoding K(+)-transporting ATPase subunit F produces the protein MKMLLILSASASVLAYGIGAVIALMAFVYLVYVLIKPEKF, from the coding sequence ATGAAAATGTTACTGATTTTGTCTGCGTCGGCTTCTGTGCTGGCCTATGGCATTGGGGCTGTGATTGCTTTAATGGCCTTTGTGTACCTCGTCTATGTCTTGATTAAACCCGAAAAATTCTAA
- the queG gene encoding tRNA epoxyqueuosine(34) reductase QueG, giving the protein MLAASTPARYAQLIKQKAAELGFDFCGISKAEFLEEEAPRLENWLNAQMHGQMHYMAGHFDKRLDPRLLVDGAKSVVSLMLNYFPAKDLAQPDNYKISKYAYGTDYHFVIKDKLNLLLQHLQTEIGEVNGRAFVDSAPVMDKAWAARSGLGWVGKNSNLIHKKAGSFFFIAELILDLELETDGPVKDYCGTCTRCLDACPTQAIVAPYQVDGSRCISYFTIELKEQIPASMKGQFEDWAFGCDVCQDVCPWNRFSRPHRTPAFGPSPELEHFTRRDWEEITQETFSKIFSKSAVKRTKLAGLQRNIQFLKNDE; this is encoded by the coding sequence ATGCTTGCCGCCTCCACTCCCGCGCGTTATGCGCAACTGATTAAGCAAAAAGCCGCCGAACTGGGTTTTGATTTTTGTGGAATTTCCAAAGCTGAATTTTTGGAAGAAGAAGCCCCGCGCCTCGAAAACTGGCTCAATGCCCAAATGCACGGACAAATGCACTACATGGCGGGGCATTTCGACAAACGCCTTGATCCGCGCCTACTCGTGGACGGCGCAAAGTCGGTCGTGAGCCTGATGCTCAATTATTTTCCCGCCAAAGATTTGGCACAACCCGACAACTACAAAATTTCAAAATACGCCTATGGCACTGATTATCACTTTGTTATAAAAGACAAACTAAATTTGCTGCTCCAGCACTTACAAACCGAAATTGGGGAGGTAAATGGCCGTGCTTTCGTGGATTCGGCTCCCGTGATGGACAAGGCTTGGGCGGCGCGTAGCGGCTTGGGTTGGGTCGGAAAAAACAGTAATCTCATTCACAAAAAAGCGGGTAGTTTCTTTTTCATCGCCGAACTCATCCTTGATTTGGAACTGGAAACCGACGGCCCCGTCAAGGATTATTGCGGCACGTGTACGCGCTGCCTCGACGCGTGCCCCACGCAGGCCATCGTTGCGCCGTATCAGGTGGACGGCAGCCGCTGCATTTCGTATTTTACCATTGAGCTGAAAGAACAAATTCCTGCCAGCATGAAAGGCCAGTTTGAGGATTGGGCGTTTGGTTGCGATGTATGCCAAGACGTGTGCCCTTGGAACCGATTTTCACGACCGCACCGCACGCCAGCGTTTGGCCCTTCGCCCGAACTGGAACATTTCACGCGCCGCGACTGGGAGGAAATTACGCAAGAGACTTTCTCGAAAATCTTTAGCAAATCAGCCGTAAAGCGTACCAAACTCGCGGGTTTGCAACGGAATATCCAATTTCTCAAAAATGACGAATAA
- a CDS encoding thiamine diphosphokinase, with product MNITATFDALILADGLFPQRKQIQDLLHTAPVLVACDGATRHLLDIGKMPDWVVGDLDSLSDTLKTRLHDRLFHNPDQETNDLTKAVQFCVARGWRKLLIAGATGLREDHTLGNISLLLEYLPLVQSVQMISDFGVFTPIAQTSVFGSYVGQQISLFALSSQTRLSSQNLKYAIQNQGFRSWWQATLNEATADTFSIELHTPDAGLIVYQVW from the coding sequence ATGAATATTACGGCAACTTTTGACGCGCTAATTTTGGCCGACGGCCTTTTTCCCCAACGCAAACAAATTCAAGACCTGCTGCACACCGCGCCCGTGCTGGTGGCCTGCGATGGAGCTACACGCCATTTGCTGGACATCGGCAAAATGCCCGATTGGGTCGTTGGCGATTTAGACAGCCTCTCCGACACGCTCAAAACCCGTTTGCACGACCGACTTTTTCATAACCCCGACCAAGAAACCAACGACCTGACCAAAGCCGTACAGTTTTGTGTGGCGCGAGGTTGGCGCAAATTGCTCATTGCGGGAGCTACGGGGCTGCGCGAAGACCACACACTCGGCAACATTTCGTTGCTGCTCGAATATTTGCCGTTGGTGCAAAGCGTACAAATGATTTCGGACTTTGGTGTTTTTACGCCCATCGCCCAAACCTCGGTGTTTGGCTCGTATGTGGGGCAACAAATATCGTTGTTCGCACTTTCGTCCCAAACGCGCCTTTCTTCCCAAAATCTGAAATATGCGATTCAAAATCAAGGCTTTAGGTCATGGTGGCAAGCTACCCTCAACGAGGCCACCGCCGATACTTTCAGCATCGAACTACACACGCCCGACGCGGGACTGATTGTGTATCAGGTTTGGTAA
- a CDS encoding tetratricopeptide repeat protein, with product MNIPVELRKAILDNDLVIFVGAGLSYELTNTKNKPLKGWANLVTCILEHLKIKGYEVEHLLPLIKRYEPIKVLDLIEHDKNLPKKEIYSFVKTFFELGDKNTLAIHKKIFQLSNKIITTNYDTAFEEAVPQLRRNKAYKGKNYELTTHKDKDSVLLFKLHGCSEDADSMVLFPTNYENLYENKERDAEHSLLVLKNIILNKSILFIGVGLGDFQINNIFKEVQNLQKEYNQKHFIITNQTLDSNLNFVTPIQIKAFSEIDNIIDELISIKEKAKAEDTDEVKKLKEQLAEAEKKLAEPSNHSLKEELVKKNRLLEIEALKYFSKGIVFSISNEYLNASSAYKSAIKLKPDYHEAFNNLGNALVNLGKSKSGKEAEGLYGQAITQYEKAIKLKPDYHEAFNNLGSALGNLGKTKSGKEAEDLYRQAIAKYENAITLKPDNHEAFNNLGNALGDLGKSKSGKEAKDLYRQAIAKIENAIALKPDFHEAFNNLGVALAYLGKSKSGKEAEDLYRQAITNYKKAIALKPDYHEAFINLGNALGYLGQSKSGKEAEDLYRQSITKYDKAIALKPDNHDAFNNLGTALWYLGQSKSDKEAEDLYGQAIAEYEKAIEYGGSSYNLSCLYALRGDKNNALKYLAMSLSNNEIKVEFVEKDTDWSHYLYDKDFISVLNKFK from the coding sequence ATGAATATACCAGTAGAATTAAGAAAAGCTATATTAGACAATGACTTAGTAATATTTGTAGGAGCGGGATTGTCTTATGAACTTACAAACACTAAGAATAAACCTTTAAAAGGATGGGCTAATTTAGTTACTTGTATATTAGAACACTTGAAAATTAAGGGATATGAAGTAGAGCATTTGTTGCCATTAATAAAAAGATATGAACCAATAAAAGTTCTTGACTTAATTGAGCATGACAAAAATCTTCCCAAAAAAGAAATATATAGCTTCGTTAAGACTTTTTTTGAATTAGGTGATAAAAATACTTTAGCGATACATAAAAAAATATTTCAATTATCTAACAAGATTATCACGACAAATTATGATACGGCATTTGAAGAAGCTGTGCCACAATTAAGAAGAAATAAAGCGTATAAAGGGAAAAATTATGAATTAACAACTCATAAGGATAAAGATTCTGTTTTATTATTCAAATTACATGGTTGTTCTGAGGATGCGGACTCTATGGTTTTGTTTCCTACCAACTATGAAAATTTATACGAAAATAAAGAAAGAGATGCAGAGCATTCTTTATTAGTATTAAAAAATATTATTTTAAATAAAAGCATTCTTTTTATTGGAGTTGGCTTGGGCGATTTCCAAATCAATAATATTTTTAAAGAAGTGCAAAATTTACAAAAGGAATACAACCAAAAGCATTTTATTATCACGAATCAAACATTAGACAGTAACCTTAATTTTGTTACGCCAATCCAAATTAAAGCGTTTTCTGAAATTGATAATATTATTGATGAGCTAATTAGCATAAAAGAAAAAGCTAAAGCAGAAGATACTGATGAAGTAAAAAAACTCAAAGAACAACTTGCCGAAGCTGAAAAAAAACTTGCTGAACCAAGTAACCACTCACTTAAAGAAGAACTTGTTAAAAAAAACAGACTTTTGGAAATAGAAGCGTTGAAGTATTTCTCAAAAGGTATAGTATTTAGTATTTCTAATGAATATTTAAATGCTTCTTCTGCATATAAATCAGCTATAAAGTTAAAACCAGACTATCATGAAGCCTTTAATAATTTAGGCAATGCTTTAGTAAATTTAGGTAAAAGTAAATCAGGTAAAGAGGCCGAAGGCTTGTATGGTCAGGCCATCACACAGTATGAAAAGGCGATAAAGTTAAAACCTGACTATCATGAAGCTTTTAACAATTTGGGTTCTGCTTTAGGGAATTTAGGTAAAACCAAATCAGGTAAAGAGGCCGAAGACTTGTATCGTCAGGCCATAGCAAAGTATGAAAATGCGATAACGTTAAAACCTGACAATCATGAAGCCTTTAACAATTTGGGCAATGCTTTAGGGGATTTAGGTAAAAGTAAATCAGGCAAAGAGGCCAAAGATTTGTATCGTCAGGCCATAGCAAAGATTGAAAATGCTATAGCGTTAAAACCTGATTTTCATGAAGCCTTTAATAATTTGGGCGTTGCTTTGGCATATTTAGGTAAAAGTAAATCAGGCAAAGAGGCTGAAGATTTGTATCGTCAGGCCATCACAAACTATAAAAAGGCGATAGCGTTAAAACCCGACTATCATGAAGCTTTTATTAATTTGGGCAATGCTTTAGGGTATTTAGGTCAAAGTAAATCAGGCAAAGAGGCAGAAGATTTGTATCGCCAGTCCATCACAAAGTATGACAAGGCGATAGCGTTAAAACCTGACAATCATGATGCCTTTAATAATTTGGGCACTGCTTTATGGTATTTAGGTCAAAGTAAATCAGACAAAGAGGCCGAAGATTTGTATGGTCAGGCCATAGCAGAGTATGAAAAGGCGATAGAATATGGAGGAAGCTCTTATAATCTTTCTTGTTTGTATGCTTTAAGAGGCGATAAAAATAATGCGCTTAAATACTTGGCTATGAGCCTATCAAACAATGAAATTAAGGTTGAATTTGTTGAAAAAGATACCGATTGGAGTCATTATTTGTACGATAAGGATTTTATTAGCGTTTTAAATAAATTCAAATAA
- the purU gene encoding formyltetrahydrofolate deformylase, whose product MKQHSLMIDCPDHKGLVHHITGVLFDLGLNVTQNDEFVSEDGRFFMRTEFEGEVNEEMLTTEMLKVLPEQDSRLRLNPKKNKNIVVLATKEHHCLADLLVRYSFDELNANILAVISNYNQLQSLVSRFGIPFHYISHDDQTREQHEEAIFRAIDIYQPDYLVLAKYMRVLTPAFVNRYQHRIINIHHSFLPAFVGANPYKQAYERGVKIIGATAHFVNNDLDEGPIIAQSIKNIDHRYSAKDMAVAGRDIEKIVLSQALQLVFQDRVFINGNRTIIF is encoded by the coding sequence ATGAAACAGCATAGCTTAATGATAGATTGTCCAGACCACAAGGGTTTGGTTCACCATATTACGGGGGTTCTTTTCGATTTGGGACTGAACGTAACCCAAAACGACGAGTTTGTCAGTGAAGATGGCCGCTTTTTCATGCGCACTGAGTTTGAAGGCGAAGTAAACGAAGAAATGCTCACCACCGAAATGCTCAAAGTACTGCCCGAACAAGACTCGCGTTTGCGCCTGAATCCGAAGAAAAACAAAAATATCGTTGTGTTGGCCACCAAAGAACACCATTGTTTGGCAGATTTGTTGGTGCGTTATTCCTTTGACGAACTGAATGCCAATATTTTGGCGGTGATTAGCAACTACAACCAACTACAAAGTTTGGTGAGTCGTTTCGGGATTCCGTTTCATTACATTTCCCACGACGACCAAACCCGCGAGCAACACGAAGAAGCCATTTTTCGCGCCATCGACATTTATCAGCCCGATTATTTGGTATTGGCCAAATATATGCGCGTACTTACGCCTGCTTTCGTGAACCGCTACCAACACCGCATCATCAACATACATCATTCGTTTTTGCCTGCTTTCGTGGGTGCCAATCCGTACAAACAAGCCTACGAACGCGGCGTAAAAATCATTGGTGCAACGGCGCATTTCGTGAACAACGATTTGGACGAAGGGCCGATTATTGCGCAGAGTATCAAGAATATAGACCACCGTTATTCGGCGAAAGACATGGCCGTAGCGGGGCGCGACATCGAAAAAATAGTGCTTTCGCAAGCCCTGCAACTCGTTTTTCAGGACAGGGTTTTTATCAACGGCAACCGCACAATTATTTTTTAA